In Lytechinus variegatus isolate NC3 chromosome 6, Lvar_3.0, whole genome shotgun sequence, the DNA window ACTCGGCTTCCCTCTGTCTCTGGGGATCGTTGGCAGATTCAAGCTTGATCTTTGGCACATCATGACCCATGACCCTGACTGGTTGAGTGGCTGTGTTGCGGACATTGTAAGGACATCGTTTGAGGTGCTCGGCAATGGGAGGGTTGTCTTGGAAGCCCCAGGACTTAACCGGAGTGAAGGCCGTGCTAAAGTGCCACACCTGGGCAAAATGGACAAGACAAAGTACAGTGAAACCTACATAAAGTGCACTcaagggagaaaagaaaagcaATCTTACAAGATGGTCTTGATggtcaggggagcatttcatgaaaggacttgtcagacgttttatcaaacaagtcctgttttatccgacagttactatagtaacagtgcttctcaaccaatcagaatctaggaaagttgtcagatctgacaacttgtcggacgaaaatattgatgaaacgccccccaggtttCTTTGACACATGCttcaaaggaaaataataaagacCATATCAGGTTAAGCAAGGAATCTTGGGAAAAGTCAATGAACCTTTGCTTCCATCGTAATGCACTACACCTCAATCTTAAAGCTGATGTGTTCATAATGAGTTAAATATCAATGATTTCTTggattatctatatttttaccAATAAGAATGACACATTTTTGTTTGCCTTGCCAGAATACAAGTCTCACCTGAACATTCATTTCTGAAAATGGGAAGCTATTGTCAAGAGCGACAGATCAGCTTACCTTCATGGTTGTGTCCCAGTGTCCTTTATGCTTCTCCCATTGCAGGACCACCATCCCACGTTCCTCAAGAAGACTACAGCAGACCTGTCTCAAGAGCTTCGAAGCCATTGCAAGGTGGTTGATCGTAAAACAGTCCAAGAACCGTAACAAGTATCGCAGCAGTTCAAACGGCAGTTGGCTGAGATAGTCAGTTCCAATGTCCTTTGACACTGCTTCTGTATAATCAACCTTACCGCCAGACGTCATATCGACCTCTAATGCTTCCTTTGGGGAATCCTCAGTACTGCTCTTCTCCCGTTGCCTACCCTTGAACTCTTTGGAAGCTTCTCTATCTGTATCCCCGCTTTGGTCCATACTTGATATTTCAGAGACGTACTCTTCACTCGATCCTCGGTCAATGCAGAACTCACTGTCCATTGAAACGTCCTTTGGTTTGTCATTGATCCCATCTTGGAAGGCATTGCACTTTGATTCTGTACTGTTTTTGTGAAGACTATCATTATTGCTATCAGTTACATGAACATCACAGTTTGTcctttcatcatcaccatgttCAGAACCCATATCTTTACATCCTGATGATTTTGAAGTTACCTCTGCATCAAGCTTAGGATATTTGTAGTGTTCTCCTTGATCCTCACCCTCCTGGGCATCTCCGTCACCAGTCCGGCCATCAGGATTTCCAGATAGGCTGGTATCGGCGCAACTTCCTGAGACCTCTGTTTTCTCACGCTGGGATTCTTCAAGGCACAGACCAAAGCTCTCTAGATTCTCGCTGTGGATGATGTGAGCTCCTTGAGTTCCTGGGTAGAGCCGCCGTTGTGAGTAAGTGCAGCCATAGGGGGCTAGCGGACACCGTTGCTCCATCCAACCGTTCAGCCCGCCGTGGATATCACTGTGGACATTCTGGAAGTGGTAAGGATACTCATCCCGACGGAATTCCtagaaaaaccaaagaaaatttaGTGTTTCATTATCTTTAAGATAGATAGGAGGCAAAGGGGGAGTACATAGATCATTCTCCATGAAACATTAATATATCTGGACTTCAGTGGGTTCCTTCTTATCTCTGTTTCTTCCAGTAATTCACCAGTCTTGATCATCAACACTACAAATTACTGTATGGTTAACATGGAGTAGTTAAgttctctctattttttatcaaacaaCATACCTGTGCACACAAGAAAGTGTACATGGAATCTGGTTTGGCCTGGTAACGAGTAATAGACTCCAATGAGAGATCAAGACTCAATGACTGTTTACTATCTAGCGACCCGTTTGACGACGAAGACAACCTGTGAATCTTGTTTGTTGATGATGACAGAGCTGGCGGCTGGATGATGATTGGCTTTGAATGGCCTCTAGTTGGTGCTGCGGAGACGTCACCGGTGGTGGACTGGGTGACGAAGACAGCTGGCGTCTGGACCTCCGATTCTTCGCTGGAGAATGTGGAGTTCAGCGATCTGTCCgcctaaaaaataaaattcaacaaTCAAATTGCAATGAGGCGTGGGGCATACAGTAGCATcacaatggcccgaattcacaaaggtggttttgaaaacctaccattaaccctaaaaagactgggggggctgattcagcccccccctcaacatttttcgcaataaatccgctgtgcgaaattttttgaccgcgtcgctcgctgactttttactttcaagtctcgcgcaacttttgagaccaaaattgtgacccccgggtacgcgg includes these proteins:
- the LOC121417446 gene encoding F-box only protein 40-like, which gives rise to MVVEVEPDLPHSHCDSCYNRDCQVSPQPGNACSLINCEVDCGARFHRCKEEEHRLLCPYTKTECVNAIYGCPVEIQRRHICRHLEVCPASVVNCTMEWNRWPVYASERQPQQPLQVVPDNYNQLDIALALRDQRMLTKSMKASKRTRQILTNALNRRHPAVPLSAQLTNDVPDSEEEQRELVNLLQVMQDEKEAADRQRARTPPGLQRSICNELYRKNHESNGTVAEPTFQEQLPVPKDPFIHCSHCARRRERLDRVIASKAAIHDPYNYDLDEEDDPSVGDYAMTPLPEHQNGFIQEGDGCPNGLDHREGREDGVFHEGPPEADRSLNSTFSSEESEVQTPAVFVTQSTTGDVSAAPTRGHSKPIIIQPPALSSSTNKIHRLSSSSNGSLDSKQSLSLDLSLESITRYQAKPDSMYTFLCAQEFRRDEYPYHFQNVHSDIHGGLNGWMEQRCPLAPYGCTYSQRRLYPGTQGAHIIHSENLESFGLCLEESQREKTEVSGSCADTSLSGNPDGRTGDGDAQEGEDQGEHYKYPKLDAEVTSKSSGCKDMGSEHGDDERTNCDVHVTDSNNDSLHKNSTESKCNAFQDGINDKPKDVSMDSEFCIDRGSSEEYVSEISSMDQSGDTDREASKEFKGRQREKSSTEDSPKEALEVDMTSGGKVDYTEAVSKDIGTDYLSQLPFELLRYLLRFLDCFTINHLAMASKLLRQVCCSLLEERGMVVLQWEKHKGHWDTTMKVWHFSTAFTPVKSWGFQDNPPIAEHLKRCPYNVRNTATQPVRVMGHDVPKIKLESANDPQRQREAESVQAWRPRRRRLLDQDDDW